From a region of the Osmia lignaria lignaria isolate PbOS001 chromosome 10, iyOsmLign1, whole genome shotgun sequence genome:
- the LOC143305738 gene encoding uncharacterized protein LOC143305738, translated as MSKTGETESPKDSGKRGRPALVEQLGKYRSGSQGSLLDSFKRKREEEEAEEERRKVEKELIENFQKARRIGRSPPQEATEGEGTESEATEGEHKDIEMDKLDRLTELVLTVKRDTQDIKKENESKNKEIRELKEEWKRKQEAWELEKEEIQNRIKNLEIKRDKADELIERINRIERKEEAREKREKRNNITLKGEELPRGETPKDTAEKVISENLQVKVEIEDAFWMRKGERGSILIAKLRNWQQKKEIMMKKGKLKGKKICIDNDLTKNERDTQKAILGIAKAEREQGAHVKIGYRKVRINDRIFKWKEGVGLEEAKFWSRQSSVTL; from the coding sequence ATGAGTAAGACAGGAGAGACGGAGAGCCCAAAGGATTCCGGAAAAAGAGGAAGGCCGGCTTTAGTTGAACAGCTTGGGAAGTATAGGTCGGGCAGCCAAGGATCACTGCTGGactcttttaaaagaaaaagagaagaagaagaagcagaagaagaaagaagaaaagtggaGAAAGAACTgatagaaaatttccaaaaagcAAGAAGAATAGGAAGATCACCACCGCAAGAAGCTACGGAAGGAGAAGGAACAGAAAGCGAAGCAACAGAAGGCGAACATAAAGATATAGAAATGGACAAGTTAGACAGATTGACTGAGCTGGTACTGACAGTGAAGAGGGACACACAagatattaagaaagaaaacgaatccaaaaataaggaaataagagaactaaaagaagaatggaaaagaaagcaAGAAGCGTGGGAgctagaaaaagaagaaatacagaatagaattaaaaatctggaaattaaaagagataaggcggacgaattaattgaaagaataaacCGTATAGAGCGAAAAGAGGAGGCAagagaaaaaagggagaaacgaAACAATATCACACTGAAAGGAGAAGAACTACCAAGAGGCGAAACACCGAAAGATACAGCAGAAAAGGTAATATCAGAAAATTTGCAGGTGAAGGTGGAAATAGAGGATGCTTTCTGgatgagaaagggagagagagggagtaTTTTGATAGCAAAGTTAAGAAACTGGCAACAGAAAAAAGAGATAATGATGAAGAAGGGCAAACTGAAAGGTAAGAAAATATGCATTGAtaatgatttaacaaaaaacgaaagagaTACCCAGAAGGCAATCTTAGGTATTGCGAAAGCGGAGAGAGAGCAGGGAGCACACGTGAAAATAGGATACAGAAAGGTAAGGATAAACGACAggattttcaaatggaaagaGGGAGTAGGACTTGAAGAGGCAAAATTTTGGAGCCGACAAAGTTCAGTGACTCTCTAA
- the LOC117610909 gene encoding uncharacterized protein LOC117610909 — protein MRTNNITECYNNIVLLKMGKGKKNIWVFLEKLEQLIMDEEIKIKRLNEGQCVCRKSNKKTIIRNKRIETIQKDLANRRLTLTESLLSFYKGNKILIYGDYEGKV, from the exons ATGAGAACAAATAACATAACAGAatgttataataatattgttttattgAAAATGGGAAAAGGCAAAAAGAACATATGGGTATTTTTGG AAAAACTAGAACAACTAATAAtggatgaagaaattaaaataaaaagattaaatGAAGGACAATGTGTATGTCGTAAAAGCAACAAAAAGActataataagaaataaaaggaTTGAAACAATACAGAAAGATCTTGCTAATAGAAG GTTAACTCTGACAGAATCTTTATTATCGTTTTATAAAGGGAATAAGATATTGATATATGGAGATTATGAAGGTAAAGTATGA